In Paenibacillus phoenicis, one genomic interval encodes:
- the rpmE gene encoding 50S ribosomal protein L31: MKEAIQPKYYVTTVTCACGNTFETGSVKQDLRVEICSNCHPFFTGKQKFLDAGGRVDRFKKKYGI; this comes from the coding sequence ATGAAAGAAGCAATTCAACCGAAATATTACGTGACTACTGTAACTTGCGCTTGCGGTAACACGTTTGAGACGGGTTCCGTGAAACAAGACCTGCGCGTTGAAATTTGCTCCAACTGCCATCCATTCTTCACCGGGAAGCAGAAATTCCTGGATGCTGGTGGACGTGTGGATAGATTCAAAAAGAAATACGGTATCTAA
- a CDS encoding DUF2508 domain-containing protein — translation MKILKRWGVGRSNLAHRKDAMEYKRELYEEVINALKEWERASIAFQEAVGHDEVDVAIYTLEAAERRYQIQLKAAKKAQVDWDAFRNGSYFG, via the coding sequence TTGAAGATCTTGAAGCGCTGGGGGGTAGGGCGCTCGAACCTGGCTCACAGGAAAGATGCGATGGAATATAAGCGCGAACTTTATGAGGAAGTCATCAACGCATTAAAGGAGTGGGAACGGGCCAGCATCGCTTTTCAGGAGGCGGTGGGGCATGATGAAGTGGACGTAGCGATTTACACCCTGGAGGCAGCCGAGCGTAGATATCAAATTCAACTGAAAGCGGCGAAGAAGGCGCAGGTTGATTGGGACGCCTTTCGAAATGGTTCTTATTTTGGCTAA
- the recR gene encoding recombination mediator RecR, whose amino-acid sequence MYYPEPIAKLIDAFTHLPGIGPKTAARLAFHVLNMKEDDVIDFAKALVSVKRNLHYCSICCNITDTDPCRICQDKTRDASVICVVQESKDLVAMERTKEFDGYYHVLQGAISPMEGLGPDDIRLKELLNRLSDERVKELILATNPNIEGEATAMYISRLVKPFDIRVTRIAHGLPVGGDLEYADEVTLSKALEGRREIN is encoded by the coding sequence TTGTATTATCCCGAACCGATCGCGAAGCTGATCGATGCTTTTACTCATTTGCCCGGTATTGGGCCGAAGACGGCAGCCAGATTGGCTTTTCACGTGCTGAACATGAAGGAAGACGACGTCATTGATTTCGCCAAAGCGCTGGTAAGCGTGAAGCGTAACCTTCATTACTGCTCCATCTGCTGTAACATCACGGATACGGATCCTTGCCGGATTTGTCAGGATAAGACCCGGGACGCTTCTGTTATTTGCGTTGTGCAGGAATCCAAGGACCTGGTCGCAATGGAGCGGACGAAGGAGTTTGATGGCTACTATCATGTGCTGCAAGGGGCAATCTCGCCGATGGAAGGCCTCGGTCCGGATGATATCCGGCTGAAGGAGCTGCTGAATCGCTTAAGTGATGAACGAGTGAAGGAGCTTATCTTGGCAACCAACCCAAACATTGAGGGGGAGGCGACGGCGATGTATATCTCCCGTCTCGTGAAGCCCTTTGATATCCGCGTCACCCGGATTGCCCACGGGTTGCCGGTCGGCGGCGACTTGGAGTATGCGGATGAAGTGACATTATCCAAGGCGTTGGAAGGACGCCGAGAAATTAATTAG
- a CDS encoding pro-sigmaK processing inhibitor BofA family protein — protein MKLVLIGILVVSLALLLYILFSRKIGLVWLSRLGLHVVLAALGLYVINFSGLLTEVYIPLNPVTLSTVLVLGLPGVALLVGLKLTMI, from the coding sequence ATGAAGCTGGTATTGATCGGTATTTTGGTTGTGTCATTGGCGCTGTTACTGTACATTTTATTTTCGCGTAAAATCGGTTTGGTGTGGCTTTCACGCTTAGGGTTACATGTCGTGCTTGCGGCGCTTGGACTTTACGTGATCAATTTCTCCGGATTATTGACCGAAGTGTATATCCCTTTAAATCCGGTTACTTTAAGCACGGTATTGGTTCTTGGCCTTCCCGGCGTTGCGCTGTTGGTTGGCCTAAAATTAACTATGATCTAG
- the rho gene encoding transcription termination factor Rho has product MDLQIADLEGMKLTELYKLAKQYQIPYYGQLKKKELIFAILRAQAEQSGLMFMEGVLEILPEGYGFLRPINYLPSTEDIYISASQIRKFDLRTGDLVSGKCRTPKENERYFGLLQVNAVNGENPAIAAERLHFPALTPLYPQTKLVLETSPNHLSTRIMDLLAPVGLGQRGLIVAPPKAGKTLLLKEIANSISTNNPDIELFVLLIDERPEEVTDMQRSVKGEVIASTFDELPENHIKVAELVLQRALRLVEHKKDVVILLDSITRLARAYNLVVPPSGRTLSGGIDPAAFHRPKRFFGSARNVEEGGSLTILATALVDTGSRMDDIIYEEFKGTGNMELHLDRKLAERRIFPAIDIRRSGTRREEVLLSKEELDTIWSIRKNMTDSYDFVEGFLKKLRECKTNAEFLASFDVSGNNPSGGGNGGARRPVRSGSTSSRSSSASTGAGTAQNTTV; this is encoded by the coding sequence ATGGATCTTCAAATCGCCGATCTGGAAGGGATGAAGCTTACCGAGCTGTACAAGCTGGCGAAGCAATATCAGATCCCTTATTACGGCCAATTAAAGAAGAAAGAATTGATTTTTGCTATTTTAAGGGCACAGGCTGAACAAAGCGGTCTGATGTTTATGGAAGGCGTGCTCGAGATTTTGCCGGAAGGGTACGGTTTCCTCAGACCGATCAATTATCTGCCCAGCACGGAGGATATTTACATTTCCGCATCGCAAATCCGCAAATTTGATCTGCGCACCGGGGATCTGGTCTCCGGGAAGTGCCGTACACCGAAGGAAAATGAGAGGTATTTCGGCCTCCTGCAAGTCAACGCCGTCAACGGCGAGAACCCGGCCATTGCGGCGGAACGTCTGCATTTTCCAGCGCTGACTCCACTCTATCCGCAGACCAAATTGGTGCTCGAAACTTCCCCAAATCATTTATCCACCCGCATTATGGATTTGCTTGCCCCGGTCGGACTCGGCCAACGTGGTTTGATCGTGGCGCCGCCTAAAGCAGGGAAGACTTTGCTGCTGAAGGAAATCGCCAACAGCATCTCCACCAACAATCCCGACATTGAGTTATTCGTATTGTTGATCGACGAACGTCCGGAAGAGGTTACCGATATGCAGCGTTCGGTCAAAGGCGAAGTGATCGCTTCTACGTTTGACGAGCTGCCGGAGAACCATATCAAGGTGGCGGAGCTTGTGCTGCAGCGCGCTTTACGGCTAGTGGAGCACAAGAAGGACGTTGTGATTTTGCTTGATAGCATTACGCGTCTTGCCCGTGCCTATAACTTGGTGGTTCCGCCGTCGGGACGTACGCTCAGCGGGGGGATCGATCCGGCTGCGTTCCATCGTCCGAAGCGGTTCTTCGGCTCGGCCCGGAATGTGGAAGAGGGCGGCAGCTTGACGATTTTGGCAACGGCATTGGTGGATACCGGTTCGCGGATGGACGATATTATTTATGAGGAATTTAAGGGTACGGGGAACATGGAGCTGCACCTGGATCGGAAATTGGCGGAACGCCGGATCTTCCCGGCTATCGACATTCGCCGCTCTGGCACGCGGCGTGAGGAAGTGCTCCTGAGCAAAGAAGAGCTGGATACGATCTGGTCGATCCGGAAGAATATGACCGACTCTTACGACTTTGTGGAAGGCTTCCTCAAAAAGCTGCGCGAGTGCAAGACCAACGCCGAATTCCTGGCTTCTTTTGATGTTTCCGGGAACAACCCTTCGGGTGGCGGCAACGGCGGGGCGCGTCGTCCGGTACGGTCGGGCTCTACCTCCTCACGGTCGAGTTCGGCTTCTACGGGCGCTGGCACCGCGCAAAATACTACGGTTTAA
- a CDS encoding radical SAM protein: MYLVYADEQGQVYDHPSLYGLARSADMIVEIMEDELIPLPEGATLVGLPSTRPIGMDPETGEMKPLPGNVQAVGALLPQGYTRLCLPGYVKTDKNYKLPLFGYSAVVWKDGQFYVTARLSDDPEKWNPLNCDPLELKNQVKAYTSRYPENRLYEHLSNCALGYECLTASNTFLNRWEGAVPVSYSCNAGCFGCISEQPDDSGFVSPQTRMNFRPRVEELVEVMLEHLKTPESIISFGQGCEGEPSTQAKLIIEAIREVRRQTDMGYININTNAGLTDHIRGIVDAGLDLMRVSTISALDDHYNAYYKPRGYTLANVEKSLKYAADQGVYTSINYLIFPGVTDREEEIEAMIDFARRTNLKLIQLRNLNIDPESYLELIPTAKGEILGMKQAIEIFQEELPDVVIGSYTHVPPAELARVKVGG, encoded by the coding sequence ATGTACTTAGTGTATGCAGATGAACAAGGACAGGTCTATGATCATCCGTCGCTGTACGGCTTAGCCCGCAGTGCGGACATGATCGTGGAGATTATGGAGGATGAGCTGATTCCGCTTCCTGAAGGGGCGACATTGGTGGGCTTGCCGTCCACCCGGCCGATCGGGATGGACCCGGAAACCGGCGAAATGAAGCCGCTCCCCGGGAATGTCCAGGCGGTCGGCGCTCTGCTTCCGCAAGGCTATACCCGCCTTTGTTTGCCGGGGTATGTGAAGACGGACAAGAATTATAAACTGCCTTTGTTCGGGTATTCTGCGGTGGTTTGGAAGGACGGTCAGTTTTACGTGACAGCGCGCCTGTCGGACGATCCCGAGAAGTGGAATCCGCTGAATTGTGATCCTCTTGAGCTCAAAAATCAAGTGAAAGCCTACACCTCCCGTTATCCGGAGAATCGGCTGTACGAACATTTATCGAATTGCGCGTTAGGTTATGAATGCCTAACCGCCTCCAATACGTTTTTGAACCGCTGGGAAGGGGCCGTCCCCGTCTCCTATTCCTGTAATGCGGGATGCTTCGGCTGTATTTCCGAGCAACCGGATGACAGCGGATTTGTTTCGCCGCAGACGCGGATGAACTTTCGCCCGCGTGTCGAAGAACTGGTGGAAGTGATGCTAGAGCATCTGAAGACTCCGGAGTCGATTATCAGCTTCGGCCAGGGCTGTGAAGGGGAACCGTCCACGCAGGCTAAGCTGATCATTGAGGCGATTCGCGAGGTGCGGCGCCAGACGGACATGGGGTATATCAATATCAATACCAACGCGGGGCTTACCGATCATATCCGCGGGATCGTGGATGCCGGCTTGGATCTAATGCGGGTCAGCACGATCAGCGCGTTGGACGATCACTACAACGCCTACTATAAACCGCGCGGCTATACGCTCGCGAATGTGGAGAAATCGTTGAAGTATGCAGCGGATCAAGGGGTCTATACCTCGATCAACTATTTGATTTTCCCTGGAGTTACGGACCGGGAGGAAGAAATCGAAGCGATGATTGATTTCGCCCGCCGCACCAATCTGAAACTGATTCAGCTGCGCAACCTGAACATCGACCCCGAAAGCTACCTGGAATTGATTCCGACGGCCAAAGGGGAGATTCTTGGGATGAAGCAGGCGATTGAGATTTTTCAGGAGGAGCTGCCGGACGTGGTCATCGGATCGTATACGCATGTGCCGCCGGCGGAATTGGCCCGTGTCAAAGTGGGCGGATAA
- a CDS encoding stalk domain-containing protein gives MKIIGKLLLSIALLAGGLAGMQSPRVEAASPVRILLDGYPLNFAGEPMIVNGTTLVPFRSISEALGINVTWNQASKTITAIKGTGAEAIHVQLTLNSKTAKVNNTSVPLAVAPRSVGGNTLIPLSFFSQQFGAQVGWDQASRTVSIASPQERMYTLGFYAISSFSEVGVIPSLDAVAFGWSRINEKGEFTQTGDVFRLPQPAGNVTADSLVSDAASARTLPYLMVFASDGKGELTRILEDPALQQQAITDMVNAATAKAFQGIMLDFEGLGLTTEKTATRQAFNSFVKELSKQTRTAGLKLSLALHPLNSSYKGYDYKTLGALADEIVIMAYDYFPGNNSGRPQPADKVDEAIRLALNETSASKLLLGLNMDSEDQTSVKTLTGLAKRYDLKGIALWRLGLIKSEEWNSLKETVEFKK, from the coding sequence ATGAAAATAATTGGGAAGCTCTTGCTGAGCATCGCCCTGCTAGCCGGAGGCCTGGCCGGGATGCAGTCGCCCCGGGTTGAAGCGGCGTCACCGGTACGGATCCTGCTGGACGGATACCCGCTGAATTTTGCAGGTGAACCCATGATTGTAAACGGCACGACACTGGTTCCGTTCCGCTCCATATCCGAAGCGCTCGGCATCAACGTCACTTGGAACCAAGCTTCCAAAACGATCACCGCGATCAAAGGCACAGGTGCTGAAGCCATTCATGTGCAGTTAACGCTGAACAGCAAAACGGCGAAAGTGAACAACACCTCCGTTCCATTGGCGGTTGCGCCCCGGTCCGTTGGAGGCAATACGCTGATTCCGCTCAGCTTCTTCAGTCAGCAGTTCGGAGCCCAGGTCGGGTGGGACCAAGCTTCGCGGACCGTATCCATCGCCTCCCCGCAGGAACGGATGTACACGCTGGGGTTCTACGCCATCTCCTCCTTCTCGGAAGTCGGGGTGATTCCGAGTCTGGACGCTGTCGCTTTCGGCTGGAGCCGGATCAACGAGAAAGGGGAGTTTACGCAAACGGGCGACGTGTTTAGGCTCCCGCAACCCGCAGGGAACGTGACTGCGGACAGCCTTGTGAGTGACGCTGCCTCCGCACGAACCTTGCCGTATCTGATGGTCTTCGCCAGCGATGGGAAAGGCGAACTGACCCGGATCTTGGAGGATCCAGCCCTGCAGCAGCAGGCGATTACCGATATGGTGAACGCTGCGACAGCGAAGGCGTTTCAAGGAATTATGCTTGATTTCGAAGGACTGGGCTTAACAACAGAAAAGACGGCGACACGCCAGGCTTTCAACAGCTTCGTGAAGGAATTGTCTAAGCAAACCCGAACAGCTGGGTTGAAGCTGTCCCTGGCTCTGCACCCGTTGAACTCGTCCTATAAAGGCTATGATTATAAGACACTGGGGGCTCTGGCAGACGAGATTGTCATCATGGCTTACGATTACTTCCCAGGAAACAATAGCGGCCGGCCGCAGCCCGCAGACAAAGTAGACGAAGCGATCCGCCTTGCTCTTAACGAGACAAGTGCCAGCAAGCTCCTCCTGGGGCTAAATATGGACAGCGAGGATCAAACCAGCGTCAAAACGCTAACCGGGCTGGCCAAGCGCTATGATTTGAAGGGCATCGCTTTATGGCGGCTGGGCCTCATCAAGAGTGAAGAATGGAATAGTCTGAAGGAAACTGTGGAGTTTAAGAAGTAG
- a CDS encoding YbaB/EbfC family nucleoid-associated protein — MNNMNQMMKQVKKMQEQMLKAQEELANKTVEGSAGGGVVTVQVNGHKKVLNLTIKPEAVDPDDVEMLQDLVLTAVNDALTKAEELANQDMGKFTGGIKIPGLF, encoded by the coding sequence ATGAACAATATGAACCAAATGATGAAGCAAGTGAAAAAAATGCAGGAGCAAATGCTCAAAGCACAGGAAGAGCTTGCAAACAAAACCGTGGAAGGCAGTGCAGGCGGCGGGGTCGTTACCGTACAAGTCAACGGTCACAAAAAAGTGCTGAACCTGACGATCAAACCGGAAGCGGTAGATCCGGACGATGTGGAAATGCTGCAAGACTTGGTGCTGACTGCAGTGAACGATGCTTTGACGAAGGCCGAAGAATTGGCAAACCAAGACATGGGCAAATTTACAGGCGGAATCAAAATTCCTGGCCTGTTCTAA
- the dnaX gene encoding DNA polymerase III subunit gamma/tau: protein MEHIALYRAWRPQSFQDMVGQQHIIRTLQNAIREQRLSHAYLFSGPRGTGKTSAAKILAKAVNCEKGPAAEPCNECDACRRITAGAVMDVLEIDAASNRGVEEIRDLREKVKYAPTEVRQKVYIIDEVHMLTTEAFNALLKTLEEPPPHVMFILATTEPHRLPATVISRCQRFDFRRVSLEEQSERLQMICEQEGIEAEKEAIEYIARLSDGGMRDALSILDQIASFSGRKVSYQQVLDMTGGIASRQFAELAKTLLDGDIGGMLQMIDGFMQEGKSADKCMENLLYYFRDLLMVKMVPQADKLTERVLDPQDFAEIAEGFTQSQLFRIIDTLNHYQTEMKYAVQPQTLFEVALLKICTFGKDGAEERPTGGHSAGTGAGASADASEVQQLRRQLADLEAKLERALQGGLAAGGSASGAGGGGHRPSRSPAPRVASKAKIPAGMDQYLANRNSPEFMEIQQKWNQVLQAVKDAKITVHAWFVNGEPVSILEDNVLVAFKNDIHRETTEKPANKQVIETVLERQLGRPYHLVTMMLKDWNDALQGAGERSGGEPFELEHPPEEGAPGSGKEPWVDEALNMFGDDLVVIKE, encoded by the coding sequence ATGGAGCATATTGCGCTGTACCGGGCTTGGCGGCCGCAGTCGTTTCAAGACATGGTGGGGCAGCAGCATATCATTCGCACATTGCAGAATGCGATCCGTGAACAGCGGCTGTCGCACGCTTATTTGTTCAGCGGTCCGCGTGGAACTGGGAAGACCAGTGCGGCCAAAATTTTGGCTAAGGCGGTCAACTGTGAAAAAGGACCCGCAGCAGAACCCTGCAACGAGTGTGATGCATGCCGGAGAATCACGGCCGGTGCTGTCATGGATGTACTTGAGATTGACGCCGCTTCCAACCGGGGGGTTGAAGAAATCCGCGATTTGCGAGAGAAAGTGAAATATGCCCCTACGGAAGTGCGGCAGAAAGTTTATATTATCGATGAAGTCCATATGTTAACGACGGAAGCGTTTAATGCGTTGCTGAAGACTTTGGAGGAGCCGCCTCCACACGTCATGTTTATTCTGGCAACCACTGAACCGCATCGTTTGCCGGCTACGGTGATATCGCGTTGTCAGCGTTTTGACTTCCGCCGGGTATCGTTGGAAGAGCAAAGCGAACGGCTGCAGATGATCTGTGAGCAAGAAGGCATCGAAGCGGAGAAGGAAGCGATCGAGTATATCGCCAGATTGTCCGACGGCGGGATGCGGGATGCGTTAAGCATTTTGGATCAAATCGCCTCCTTCTCGGGGCGCAAGGTCTCTTATCAGCAGGTGCTGGACATGACCGGCGGCATCGCCTCCCGGCAGTTTGCGGAGCTGGCCAAGACGCTGCTTGACGGCGATATTGGCGGGATGCTGCAGATGATCGACGGCTTTATGCAGGAAGGCAAAAGCGCAGACAAGTGCATGGAGAACCTGCTTTACTATTTCCGTGACTTGCTGATGGTCAAAATGGTGCCGCAAGCGGACAAGTTGACGGAACGTGTGCTGGATCCGCAGGATTTTGCGGAGATTGCCGAGGGCTTCACCCAATCGCAGCTGTTCCGAATCATCGATACGCTTAACCACTACCAGACTGAAATGAAATATGCCGTTCAACCCCAAACCTTGTTTGAGGTCGCTTTGCTGAAGATCTGTACGTTTGGAAAAGATGGCGCGGAAGAGCGTCCGACAGGGGGCCATAGTGCCGGAACGGGGGCCGGAGCATCCGCCGATGCTTCTGAGGTCCAACAGCTGCGCCGCCAGCTTGCAGACTTGGAGGCGAAGCTAGAGCGGGCGCTGCAGGGCGGGCTTGCCGCTGGTGGTTCTGCCTCGGGCGCGGGGGGCGGAGGTCATCGTCCATCGCGAAGCCCTGCGCCACGCGTCGCCTCGAAAGCCAAAATCCCCGCAGGGATGGATCAGTATCTGGCCAACCGCAATAGTCCGGAGTTTATGGAAATCCAGCAAAAATGGAATCAAGTGCTCCAGGCCGTCAAGGATGCCAAAATTACGGTCCATGCGTGGTTCGTGAACGGAGAGCCCGTTTCAATCCTGGAGGATAACGTGCTGGTCGCGTTTAAGAACGATATTCACCGCGAGACCACCGAGAAGCCGGCCAATAAGCAAGTCATTGAAACGGTTCTGGAGCGTCAACTGGGCAGACCGTACCATTTGGTCACCATGATGCTGAAGGATTGGAACGATGCGCTGCAAGGGGCGGGCGAACGGTCCGGCGGTGAACCGTTTGAGCTGGAGCATCCGCCGGAGGAAGGTGCGCCTGGATCCGGGAAGGAACCCTGGGTGGATGAAGCGTTAAATATGTTTGGGGATGATCTGGTCGTCATCAAGGAATAA